From Anas acuta chromosome 11, bAnaAcu1.1, whole genome shotgun sequence, the proteins below share one genomic window:
- the THOC7 gene encoding THO complex subunit 7 homolog, protein MGAVTDDEVIRKRLLIDGDGAGDDRRINLLVKSFIKWCNSGSQEEGYSQYQRMLSTLSQCEFSMGKTLLVYDMNLREMENYEKIYKDIENSIAAAHEKISECKKQILQAKRIRKNRQEYDALAKVIQHHPDRHETLKQLEALGKELQHLSHIKENVEDKLELRRKQFHVLLSTIHELQQTLENDEKLSEAEESQETQMETETKQ, encoded by the exons ATGGGGGCCGTGACCGACG aTGAAGTTATCCGCAAACGGCTTCTAATCGATGGCGACGGGGCGGGTGACGACAGGCGGATCAATTTGTTGGTGAAGAGTTTCATTAAGTGGTGCAATTCCGGATCTCAGGAGGAAGG TTACAGTCAGTACCAACGGATGCTGAGTACTTTATCACAGTGTGAATTTTCAATGGGAAAAACTCTTCTGGTATATGATATGAAcctgagagaaatggaaaattatgaaaaaatctATAAGGATATAG AAAATAGTATAGCTGCAGCACATGAGAAGATTTCTGAATGCAAGAAACAAATCCTGCAAGCAAAAAGAATTCGAAAAAATCGCCAGG aatatGATGCACTGGCCAAAGTAATACAGCATCATCCAGACAGACATGAAACACTGAA GCAGCTAGAAGCTTTGGGGAAAGAACTTCAACATCTTTCtcacattaaagaaaatgttgaagatAAG TTGGAGCTGAGAAGAAAGCAGTTTCATGTTCTCCTGAGCACTATCCATGAGCTTCAGCAAACATTGGAAA ATGATGAAAAACTTTCAGAAGCTGAAGAATCTCAAGAAACCCAGATGGAAACAGAGACCAAACAGTAG